From Acropora muricata isolate sample 2 chromosome 14, ASM3666990v1, whole genome shotgun sequence, one genomic window encodes:
- the LOC136898002 gene encoding uncharacterized protein, whose protein sequence is MAAAKNIRNNLIEEYFHMGFSYKEIIDCLFLNHELNLGLRQLKRVLSKKNLGRRRFSSFDEVVDAIEEELNSSGSVVGYRSMWQKLVVNHKLSVSKEFVRNALRILDPEGVERRSRHRLQRRQYHAKGPNFIWHIDGFDKLKPYGFCIHGCIDGYLRKIMWLQVGRTNNHPGIIASYFLDCVQNVGGTARVIRGDFGTENVRIAAIQRYLRHEADDSMSGEKSFLYGRSVSNQRIEVWWGQLRRSASDWWMTHFEQLRISGLYCDADVVHVECLLFCYMAIIHEELQRVARLWNLHRIRPSTRNNSSPHGRPCLLYQHPEIAGTVDYKHDVVIDDLDVARRMCCDDLPMDLSPEFTALAEVIMTEEGLRVPENANEARTLYITLINEINKII, encoded by the coding sequence atggcggctgcaaAGAACATACGCAACAATCTCATTGAGGAATATTTCCATATGGGTTTTAGCTACAAGGAAATCATTGATTGCCTTTTCTTAAACCATGAGCTTAACTTAGGTTTACGGCAGCTAAAGCGggtcttatcgaaaaaaaacCTTGGACGACGACGCTTCAGCAGCTTCGATGAGGTAGTAGACGCCATAGAAGAGGAGTTGAACAGCAGTGGGAGCGTTGTTGGGTATAGAAGTATGTGGCAGAAACTAGTAGTGAACCATAAATTGTCTGTCAGCAAGGAATTTGTTCGAAATGCATTAAGAATATTGGATCCTGAAGGGGTAGAAAGACGCTCGAGGCACAGACTTCAAAGGCGGCAATATCATGCAAAGGGTCCAAATTTTATTTGGCACATTGATGGGTTCGACAAACTGAAACCGTATGGGTTTTGTATACATGGTTGCATTGACGGATACTTAAGGAAGATCATGTGGCTCCAAGTTGGGCGTACGAATAACCACCCGGGTATCATCGCAAGTTATTTTCTTGACTGTGTGCAAAATGTTGGTGGCACTGCCCGCGTAATTCGTGGAGACTTCGGAACAGAAAACGTTAGAATTGCCGCTATTCAACGTTATCTACGACATGAAGCAGACGACAGTATGTCTGGAGAAAAGAGCTTTCTTTACGGCAGATCAGTGTCTAATCAGAGAATAGAGGTATGGTGGGGACAACTGCGAAGAAGTGCATCTGATTGGTGGATGACTCATTTTGAACAACTGAGGATCAGTGGACTGTACTGTGATGCTGATGTTGTGCACGTGGAATGTCTACTGTTTTGTTACATGGCAATTATCCACGAAGAACTCCAACGAGTTGCAAGACTGTGGAACTTGCATCGAATTCGACCTTCAACAAGAAACAACAGTTCACCTCATGGTCGACCGTGTTTGTTATACCAGCATCCTGAAATAGCAGGAACCGTGGATTATAAGCATGATGTTGTTATTGATGACTTAGATGTTGCCAGACGTATGTGTTGTGATGACCTCCCTATGGATTTATCACCTGAATTTACTGCACTTGCTGAAGTAATCATGACAGAAGAAGGTCTTAGAGTGCCAGAAAATGCTAATGAGGCACGAACTCTATATATAACTCTCATCAATgagataaacaaaataatatag
- the LOC136898003 gene encoding uncharacterized protein yields MVKQLGIPTWFMTLSCADLRWPELFQIIARTQGKNLTDEQVDALSYNERCSMLNFNPVLAAKHFQYRVETFFTEVLLSNANPIGKIVYYALRIEFQMRGSPHLHALIWTSDCPKLTCETKEDYVDYIDQRVHAHLPNEDQDPELHELVKTYQKHSHSKTCRKYKNIKCRFNFGQFFTNRTIVAEPLSDDLDLEEKTNTLDKQKEILSLVKGKIDDLLNPSKSNYDPTLTEADIFTSVTEEQYYWALSISPDSDYELHLRRPIDSCFINNYFIAGIKGFRANVDLQPVFNHYKCITYVCSYFTKDETECSQAIVNAAKEAKKENMKVRDGLKKIGAAFLSTREVSSQECVYRCMPELWLRKIFPATIFVNTNLPEKRIRVAKSQQELDDLDDESTDIFKSNIVERYAIRPQSITSVDNLCLAEFAAYYYKDYRKDSEETSDAQPEILTDQVIEVQQNSSDPELSLPNKIRLMNTNEMMKCRKVRSVIRYHKPNKTKQPELYFHHLLMLYLPWRNETNLLGPDQTYASKFYEPEVQAIVEQNRQKFEPDGDALNEALEFVRNNQGNIIHSYDSLNDQENEDLHSEMQDDSMPEESFNEQLPSHLASTSDQTEQHSTLGITTHNQPTQISDDELRQCVRSLNKRQRYAYDIVLTWCRNKLKNMNSLKPEELEPIYLFITGGAGAGKSHLIKTIYHTVTKTLSHAPMNPELTTVLLMAPTGVAAINIDGTTINTALAIPVQTGDNVRS; encoded by the coding sequence ATGGTAAAACAACTAGGAATACCAACATGGTTTATGACTTTATCTTGTGCAGATCTCAGATGGCCTGAGCTctttcagataattgctagaACACAGGGCAAGAACCTTACTGATGAACAAGTTGATGCTTTGTCATATAATGAAAGATGTTCCATGCTCAACTTCAATCCTGTTCTTGCTGCTAAGCATTTCCAATATAGGGTTGAAACATTCTTTACTGAAGTTCTTCTATCCAATGCAAATCCTATTGGAAAAATAGTCTATTATGCACTCCGTATCGAGTTCCAGATGAGAGGCTCTCCTCATTTACATGCATTGATATGGACTTCTGACTGTCCCAAACTAACATGCGAGACCAAGGAAGACTATGTAGACTACATAGACCAACGCGTCCATGCCCATCTACCAAATGAAGACCAGGACCCTGAGTTACATGAACTTGTTAAAACCTACCAAAAACACAGCCACTCTAAGACCTGTAGGAAATACAAGAATATAAAATGTAGATTTAATTTTGGGCAGTTTTTCACAAACAGAACTATTGTTGCAGAACCTCTTTCTGATGATCTAGATTtagaggaaaaaacaaacactctggataaacaaaaagaaatccttTCATTAGTTAAAGGCAAAATTGATGATCTTCTAAACCCAAGCAAGTCAAATTATGATCCCACATTAACTGAAGCTGACATTTTCACTTCTGTTACTGAGGAACAGTATTATTGGGCCTTATCTATCTCTCCTGACTCAGACTATGAACTACACCTTAGAAGACCAATAGACAGCTGTTTTATCAACAATTACTTTATTGCTGGTATCAAGGGATTTAGAGCAAATGTTGACTTGCAACCTGTATTCAATCACTACAAATGCATAACTTATGTCTGCTCATACTTCACAAAAGATGAAACTGAATGTTCACAGGCCATTGTTAACGCAGCAAaagaagcaaagaaagaaaacatgaaagtCAGAGATGGTCTTAAAAAAATTGGTGCTGCATTCCTCTCAACTAGAGAAGTGAGCTCACAAGAATGTGTTTATAGATGCATGCCAGAACTATGGCTAAGAAAGATTTTCCCAGCAACAATTTTTGTTAACACAAACCTTCCAGAAAAGAGAATACGTGTTGcaaaatcacaacaggagcTAGATGATCTGGATGATGAAAGTACAGATATCTTTAAGTCTAATATTGTTGAACGGTATGCTATCAGACCACAATCTATTACTTCAGTAGACAATTTATGCCTAGCTGAGTTTGCTGCATACTACTACAAAGATTACAGAAAAGATTCTGAAGAAACATCTGATGCTCAACCTGAAATCCTCACTGATCAAGTCATTGAAGTCCAACAAAATTCCTCTGACCCTGAGCTATCACTTCCAAACAAAATCAGATTAATGAATACTAATGAGATGATGAAATGTAGGAAAGTCAGATCTGTCATAAGATACCATaagccaaacaaaacaaagcaaccTGAATTATATTTCCATCACCTACTAATGCTCTACCTCCCATGGAGAAATGAAACTAATCTTCTAGGCCCAGATCAAACATATGCATCAAAATTTTATGAGCCTGAAGTACAAGCTATAGTAgaacaaaacagacaaaaattTGAACCAGACGGAGATGCATTAAATGAAGCACTTGAATTTGTAAGAAATAACCAGGGCAATATCATTCACTCTTATGATTCTTTAAAtgatcaagaaaatgaagactTACACTCTGAAATGCAAGATGATTCAATGCCAGAAGAGTCATTTAATGAGCAACTGCCTTCACATCTTGCCTCAACATCTGATCAAACTGAGCAACATTCAACTCTAGGAATAACAACACACAACCAACCTACACAAATTTCTGATGACGAACTGCGTCAATGTGTTAGATCTCTGAACAAACGACAGCGCTATGCATATGACATTGTTCTCACTTGGTgtagaaataaactgaaaaacatGAATAGCCTGAAACCTGAAGAACTTGAGCCAATATATCTGTTTATTACCGGAGGTGCTGGTGCTGGAAAGAGTCACTTGATCAAAACAATATACCACACTGTAACAAAAACACTGAGCCATGCTCCTATGAACCCTGAATTAACCACAGTTCTACTAATGGCTCCTACTGGTGTTGCAGCTATCAACATTGATGGAACAACAATAAACACTGCTCTTGCAATTCCTGTACAAACAGGGGATAATGTAAGGAGTTAG
- the LOC136898327 gene encoding uncharacterized protein: MSQEQPPSSSKSTQQSSDESTLTGYVHLISQVQTSHKKTGIKYFDMALQTSQNESVRLVCYSPEKRTMLQQSQEKQLPVKITSARMSPNKRFSATDEYTISKKAKITPTSLEFSYNSDLSNRYVSVEDALKADLYQTVDVEVKVLHKSPLKETLFQGNCTKCKTDVIVADHTNSAKLVLWEDIIDKVDSGKSYRFNNCKIRIFDDHKYINTNEFTKSTEIEEIKNVNLMSPQIQEHMITAKCMGVEIKKSSSCILCNRKLDDSQLQKETIKCQNCHITILSSVAKTKLICQLLLQVDNKLLTYTAFNDSIQSFLKNIGCATPAAELDEKELTVKLLSAGTQEIMVDKAARMVSHFLPSQDSQTKGATTSSETTTSSRQNVNLEPLCNN; the protein is encoded by the exons ATGTCGCAAGAACAACCACCATCATCAAG CAAATCAACACAGCAATCCTCAG ATGAATCAACTCTTACAGGATACGTACATTTGATTAGTCAAGTCCAAACTTCCCACAAAAAGACAGGAATAAAGTACTTCGACATGGCCCTGCAGACATCCCAAAACGAATCAGTGCGGCTAGTTTGCTATTCTCCAGAAAAAAGAACGATGTTACAACAGTCACAAGAAAAGCAACTGCCTGTAAAGATAACAAGTGCCCGGATGTCTCCAAATAAAAGGTTCTCCGCCACAGATGAATACACAATTTCTAAGAAAGCAAAGATCACGCCAACAAGTCTTGAATTTTCATACAACAGTGATCTTAGTAATAGATATGTCTCAGTTGAAGATGCTCTGAAAGCAGACTTGTATCAAACTGTAGATGTCGAAGTTAAAGTGTTGCACAAGTCTCCACTAAAGGAAACCCTCTTTCAAGGAAACTGCACAAAATGCAAGACAGATGTAATCGTTGCAGACCATACCAACTCTGCCAAATTGGTTCTCTGGGAGGATATTATTGATAAAGTTGATTCTGGCAAGAGTTACCGATTTAATAACTGTAAAATTCGCATCTTTGATGACCACAAATACATAAACACAAACGAATTTACAAAGAGCACAGAAatcgaagaaatcaagaatgTAAATTTGATGTCGCCTCAAATTCAAGAACATATGATAACTGCAAAGTGTATGGGCGTGGAAATCAAAAAGAGTAGCTCCTGTATTTTGTGCAACAGAAAACTTGACGACTCTCAATTGCAAAAAGAGACTATTAAATGTCAAAATTGCCACATTACAATCCTCAGCAGTGTTGCCAAAACAAAGCTGATATGCCAACTTCTTTTGCAAGTGGATAACAAGTTATTGACATACACTGCTTTCAACGATAGCATCCAAAGCTTTCTAAAAAACATTGGATGCGCAACACCTGCCGCAGAATTGGATGAGAAAGAACTAACCGTCAAACTATTAAGTGCGGGTACTCAAGAAATCATGGTTGATAAAGCGGCAAGAATGGTCTCACATTTTCTGCCAAGCCAAGATAGCCAAACAAAGGGAGCAACAACTTCAAGTGAGACAACTACATCGAGTAGGCAAAATGTGAATCTCGAACCACTATGTAATAACTGA